The following are from one region of the Salinirussus salinus genome:
- the ahaH gene encoding ATP synthase archaeal subunit H, with protein sequence MPQTQVLERIKEAEREADEIVEQAREEADERVEEARAEADEIRQTAREEAQSAAEERVAEAREEVETERERILEEGREEREQLTAAAQERTDEVVEHVVDLFEEAVHAQT encoded by the coding sequence ATGCCACAGACACAGGTTCTCGAGCGCATCAAAGAGGCGGAGCGGGAGGCCGACGAGATCGTCGAACAGGCCCGCGAGGAGGCCGACGAGCGCGTCGAAGAGGCCCGTGCCGAGGCCGACGAGATACGCCAGACGGCCCGCGAGGAGGCCCAGTCGGCCGCGGAGGAGCGGGTCGCGGAGGCCCGCGAGGAAGTCGAGACCGAGCGCGAGCGCATCCTCGAGGAGGGTCGCGAGGAGCGCGAGCAACTGACCGCGGCCGCACAGGAGCGCACGGACGAGGTGGTCGAGCACGTCGTCGACCTGTTCGAGGAGGCGGTGCATGCTCAGACCTGA